The Populus trichocarpa isolate Nisqually-1 chromosome 11, P.trichocarpa_v4.1, whole genome shotgun sequence genome has a segment encoding these proteins:
- the LOC7455918 gene encoding uncharacterized protein LOC7455918, translated as MTASVLKFPLLFAFTEFRPLDRHIPKNHPSNSVKPSLSLKTPRFPRQVKARTTPMEAEQSGTAVNPSSNASMKLLFVEMGVGYDQHGQDITAAAMRACRDAISSNSIPAFRRGSIPGVTFGQMKLQIKLGVPHSLQQSLDIERVKSVFPYGEIVKFEVVDGGMICSSGVLVEEMGDKNDDCYIVNAAVYVGY; from the exons ATGACTGCATCTGTCCTGAAGTTTCCTCTTCTATTTGCCTTCACTGAGTTTAGGCCTCTTGATCGCCACATTCCAAAGAATCACCCATCAAATTCAGTAAaaccatctctctctcttaaaaccCCTCGATTTCCACGCCAAGTGAAAGCCAGAACTACTCCCATGGAAGCCGAACAAAGTGGAACTGCAGTCAACCCCAGCTCAAATGCATCCATGAAGCTCTTGTTTGTGGAGATGGGTGTTGGCTATGATCAACATGG GCAAGATATTACTGCTGCGGCAATGCGTGCATGCAGGGATGCCATCTCTTCAAATTCAATTCCTGCATTTCGTAGAG GGTCCATACCTGGGGTCACATTTGGCCAAATGAAACTACAGATCAAACTGGGGGTCCCACATTCTCTGCAACAATCATTGGATATCGAGAGGGTGAAGTCTGTCTTCCCTTA TGGGGAAATTGTGAAATTTGAAGTTGTTGATGGTGGAATGATATGCTCAAGTGGTGTGTTAGTTGAAGAAATGGGAGACAAGAATGATGACTGTTACATTGTGAATGCTGCAGTATATGTTGGCTACTAG
- the LOC7472316 gene encoding protein CHUP1, chloroplastic — protein MVAGKVRLAMGLQKSPANKTENRNNSPPPKPPLPSPSSGKASSQKGGFSRSFGVYFPRSSAQVQPRPPDVTEVLKLVEELRERESLLKTELLEYKLLKESVAIIPVLETEITNKILEIEKAVKKIESLELENECLKADLSEVRGRFEEERKEGERKVKELEAEIQELKKAMSDRENEIEFSSSQRFQGLMEVTTKSNLIRSLKKGVKFTDIVSSSSQIQNVDHHSKRMEENVEIEKPRHSRCNSEELTESTLANLRSRVPRVPKPPPKRSLSSPATSSPSVSPTGSDQSVSGPPVPPPPPPPNPPPVAKKVAPPPPPPPPKGRRVGAEKVRRVPEVVEFYHSLMRKNSRRECGGGMAETLPASANARDMIGEIENRSTHLLAIKTDVEIQGDFIRFLIKEVENAAFTGIEDVVPFVKWLDDELSYLVDERAVLKHFDWPEQKADALREAAFGYCDLKKVESEALLFRDDPRQPCGPALKKMQALLEKLERGVYNLSKMRESATMRYKGFQIPTDWMLETGIVSQMKLASVKLAMKYMKRVSAELETGGGGGPEEEELIVQGVRYAFRVHQFAGGFDVETMRAFQELREKAGSCHVQCQNQQQQKLVCRSSTPC, from the exons ATGGTAGCCGGCAAGGTAAGGCTGGCAATGGGTTTGCAAAAATCACCGGCAAACAAAACCGAAAATCGTAATAATTCGCCACCACCAAAACCTCCGCTTCCCTCTCCTAGTTCCGGTAAAGCCTCTTCTCAAAAGGGGGGTTTTTCTCGCTCTTTCGGTGTTTACTTCCCTCGCTCCTCCGCCCAAGTCCAGCCTCGTCCGCCCGACGTAACAGAGGTTTTAAAACTCGTTGAAGAGCTTCGCGAACGTGAATCTCTCTTAAAGACTGAACTTCTTGAGTATAAGCTCTTAAAAGAGAGTGTTGCTATAATTCCTGTTTTGGAAACTGAGATTACTAATAAGATTCTGGAGATTGAGAAGGCAGTGAAGAAGATAGAATCTCTAGAGCTTGAAAACGAGTGCTTAAAAGCGGACTTGAGTGAAGTGAGAGGGAGATttgaagaggagagaaaagagggtGAAAGGAAAGTTAAGGAGCTAGAAGCGGAAATTCAGGAGTTGAAGAAAGCGATGTCGGATCGTGAGAATGAAATAGAGTTTTCTTCTTCCCAGAGGTTTCAAGGGTTAATGGAGGTCACGACCAAGTCTAATTTGATAAGAAGCTTGAAGAAAGGAGTCAAGTTTACAGACATTGTGAGTTCATCGAGTCAGATTCAAAATGTCGATCATCATTCAAAGAGAATGGAAGAGAATGTGGAAATCGAGAAGCCGAGGCATTCCAGGTGTAACTCGGAGGAACTCACTGAGTCGACTCTGGCCAACCTCAGATCTCGAGTTCCAAGGGTTCCTAAACCTCCACCAAAACGATCGCTGTCATCGCCGGCAACATCGTCGCCATCAGTTTCACCCACCGGTTCTGACCAATCGGTTTCAGGGCCACCTGTTCCTCCCCCGCCGCCGCCACCTAACCCACCTCCGGTGGCTAAGAAGGTCGCTCCGCCTCCACCTCCACCGCCTCCGAAGGGGAGGAGAGTAGGGGCGGAGAAAGTGAGGAGAGTGCCGGAGGTAGTGGAGTTTTATCACTCGTTAATGCGGAAGAATTCAAGGCGGGAGTGCGGTGGAGGAATGGCGGAGACTTTACCGGCATCGGCTAATGCCCGTGATATGATAGGGGAGATAGAGAATAGGTCGACTCACTTGTTAGCT ATAAAAACAGACGTGGAAATACAAGGAGATTTTATTAGGTTTTTGATAAAAGAAGTAGAGAATGCTGCATTTACAGGTATTGAAGATGTGGTCCCTTTTGTTAAATGGCTGGACGATGAGCTATCTTATCtg GTTGATGAAAGAGCAGTGCTTAAACACTTCGATTGGCCAGAGCAGAAGGCAGATGCATTGCGCGAGGCTGCCTTTGGGTACTGTGATCTCAAGAAGGTAGAATCGGAAGCCTTGTTATTTCGAGACGATCCCCGCCAGCCATGCGGCCCTGCTCTCAAGAAAATGCAGGCTTTGCTTGAAAA ATTAGAGCGAGGTGTTTACAATCTATCGAAAATGAGGGAATCGGCAACCATGAGATACAAAGGATTTCAGATTCCAACGGATTGGATGCTCGAAACAGGAATAGTAAGTCAG ATGAAGTTGGCATCTGTGAAATTAGCAATGAAGTACATGAAGAGGGTATCTGCAGAGCTTGAAACTGGTGGTGGTGGGGGGCCTGAAGAAGAGGAGCTGATAGTCCAGGGAGTCCGATATGCTTTCCGGGTACATCAG TTTGCTGGAGGTTTCGATGTGGAAACAATGAGGGCTTTCCAAGAGTTGAGAGAGAAAGCCGGATCATGTCATGTACAATGTCAAAACCAGCAGCAACAAAAACTTGTATGCAGGTCGTCTACACCTTGCTAA